The following proteins are encoded in a genomic region of Longimicrobium sp.:
- a CDS encoding BON domain-containing protein, giving the protein MAGAAASCSFFARKPVDTPAQIAARATEDARILREVESRLSAEPSIGAGRVRVSVQSGEVTLFGGVAGFGALQCAERNAGLVRGVRLVIDQLVLEPGPRDVRCLAPRAAPAIAGTTAE; this is encoded by the coding sequence ATGGCGGGCGCGGCCGCGTCGTGCAGCTTCTTCGCCAGGAAGCCGGTGGACACGCCGGCGCAGATCGCCGCGCGCGCCACCGAGGACGCGCGCATCCTGCGCGAGGTGGAGTCGCGCCTCTCGGCCGAGCCGTCCATCGGCGCCGGCCGCGTGCGCGTGTCCGTGCAGAGCGGCGAGGTCACGCTCTTCGGCGGCGTGGCCGGCTTCGGCGCGCTGCAGTGCGCCGAGCGCAACGCCGGCCTCGTCCGCGGCGTCCGGCTCGTCATCGACCAGCTGGTGCTGGAGCCCGGCCCTCGCGACGTGCGCTGCCTGGCCCCGCGCGCCGCCCCGGCCATCGCCGGAACCACCGCGGAGTGA